One genomic region from Bactrocera tryoni isolate S06 chromosome 3, CSIRO_BtryS06_freeze2, whole genome shotgun sequence encodes:
- the LOC120772605 gene encoding phosphate carrier protein, mitochondrial, which produces MLFTSLLEAAQNSPFKTPFSAASCQASSRSDCSKLTPNHQIMAAAAAEGDSCEFGSNTYFALCGLGGIISCGLTHTMVVPLDLVKCRLQVDPVKYKSVFNGFAVTLKEDGVKGLSKGWAPTFFGYSMQGLCKFGLYEVFKVIYSDAIGEENSYLYRTWLYLAASASAEFFADIALSPMEAAKVKIQTTPGFANTLREALPKMSAQEGIAAFYKGLVPLWMRQIPYTMMKFACFERTLELLYKYVVPKPRQDCTKGEQLVVTFAAGYIAGVFCAIVSHPADTVVSKLNQAKGASAFDVAKQLGWAGLWGGLVPRIVMIGTLTAAQWFIYDAVKVYLHMPRPPPPEMPESLKAKLGVA; this is translated from the exons ATGCTCTTCACATCCCTACTTGAAGCCGCCCAAAATTCTCCCTTTAAAACTCCCTTTTCGGCAGCCAGTTGTCAGGCGAGCAGCCGCAGCGATTGCTCAAAACTGACGCCAAACCACCAGATAATGGCTGCCGCAGCCGCCGAGGGAG ACTCCTGCGAGTTCGGTTCGAACACCTACTTTGCACTCTGTGGTCTGGGTGGTATCATCTCGTGCGGCCTAACTCACACCATGGTGGTGCCGTTGGATTTGGTCAAATGTCGCTTACAAGTCGACCCCGTTAAATATAAGAGTGTGTTCAATGGCTTTGCCGTTACACTTAAAGAAGATGGCGTAAAAGGTCTTTCTAAGGGATGGGCGCCAACTTTCTTCGGTTATTCTATGCAGGGTCTCTGTAAATTTGGTCTCTATGAAGTATTTAAAGTGATCTACTCTGATGCGATTGGTGAGGAGAACTCCTACCTGTATCGTACTTGGTTGTACCTCGCAGCTTCCGCATCGGCTGAATTCTTTGCCGATATTGCTTTATCTCCTATGGAGGCGGCCAAAGTGAAAATTCAAACAACCCCCGGGTTTGCAAACACTTTGCGTGAAGCTTTGCCCAAGATGTCGGCACAGGAAGGCATTGCCGCATTCTATAAGGGTTTGGTACCATTGTGGATGAGACAAATTCCATACACAATGATGAAATTCGCCTGCTTCGAAAGAACGCTGGAACTTCTATATAA ATATGTCGTACCCAAACCCCGTCAGGACTGTACGAAGGGTGAACAACTGGTCGTAACTTTCGCCGCTGGTTATATTGCGGGCGTCTTCTGTGCCATCGTATCCCATCCAGCTGATACAGTTGTATCCAAATTGAACCAAGCCAAGGGCGCCTCAGCCTTCGATGTGGCCAAGCAACTGGGTTGGGCTG GTCTTTGGGGCGGCCTTGTGCCTAGGATTGTGATGATTGGTACTCTAACTGCCGCTCAATGGTTCATCTATGATGCTGTTAAGGTATACCTGCATATGCCCAGACCACCTCCACCAGAAATGCCCGAGTCTTTGAAGGCTAAACTGGGTGTAGCTTAG
- the LOC120772603 gene encoding ATP-dependent RNA helicase DDX24 codes for MPAVKTKKIKVHPKSNKIKTIEDALENKAWEKVKIKGNIISDDGGGFEGLIGLEVLEEYDPKLVETAKGKRSRKEKRKESKLEAKKRKLEKQSNSETDTEDDDDDTESTTPKNRKERLAERKLNSIEKRKAKREKRKQKRNENKQDANVQVDKSNEEEYPPDRFALLRPPVEDSDVNIETSDEETEAPQLMNASAISVDDLEGWNGLGVPQVILQAIGEKGFKSPTEIQAMTLPAAILGKKDILGAAETGSGKTLAFGIPLLAGIMELKSKNLRSGIRKAPKVKGQTQDVKSKAIEEDRELTPPPEELDFYPSLPTEDEASDSEDDQEHNGPLYAVVLTPTRELAVQVRDHLVAAAKYTGIKVAAIFGGLAVAKQERLLKRCPEIVVATPGRLWELYQQENPHLSKIEDISFLVIDETDRMVEKGHFEELRSLLKVLNANEEKKQTRQNFIFSATLTLVHDLPDHMQRRNVGKRPKFIKQTPGMKIQGLIEELGISQPKIVDITSSQQTAHSLTECRLICSIDQKDYYLYYFVQRHPGRTIVFCNSIDCVKRLTTLFGLLECAPLPLHANMVQKQRLKNLERFRDNPNGFLIATDVAARGLDIPNVEHVIHYQVPRTSENYVHRSGRTARANKNGITVMLMEPGEVKNYVKLYKTLDRSEDLPLFPVSEKYLRAVKERVNLAREVDKLELKQRRTQSEIGWMKKHAEEMDMIIDGFNDESGSDQDEDAFVIERRRDRMHLENTRGQLRSLLSKPMFPSGFSFKYPTSTGQLQMPAIGNTVTDTDKGSAVNVMKAAIEDLKEAKKNRNKKRKLS; via the exons ATGCCtgcagttaaaacaaaaaagataaaaGTCCATCcgaaatctaataaaataaaaactattgaaGATGCGCTGGAGAATAAAGCTTGGGAGAAAGTGAAAATCAAAGGCAATATAATCTCTGATGACGGTGGTGGCTTTGAAGGTCTCATTGGCCTAGAGGTGTTGGAAGAATATGACCCTAAATTAGTAGAAACTGCTaag GGAAAACGCTCAAGGAAAGAAAAGAGAAAGGAAAGCAAGTTGGAAGCTAAAAAACGTAAGTTGGAGAAGCAATCAAATTCGGAAACTGATACagaagatgatgatgatgatacaGAATCAACTACGCCGAAAAACAGAAAGGAACGTCTGGCAGAGCGGAAATTAAACTCAATTGAAAAACGTAAAGCAAAACGTGAAAAACGTAAACAGAAGaggaatgaaaataaacaagacGCTAATGTTCAGGTCGACAAAAGTAATGAAGAGGAATATCCTCCAGATCGCTTTGCTTTGCTGAGACCACCAGTTGAAGATAGTGATGTAAATATTGAAACCAGTGATGAGGAAACTGAGGCTCCACAGTTGATGAATGCGTCAGCGATAAGCGTTGATGACCTTGAG GGCTGGAATGGATTAGGTGTGCCACAGGTCATTCTTCAAGCTATTGGTGAAAAAGGCTTCAAATCGCCGACGGAAATACAGGCTATGACACTGCCTGCAGCCATTTTGGGCAAAAAAGACATACTTGGGGCGGCGGAAACTGGCAGTGGTAAAACGTTAGCATTCGGTATACCGTTATTAGCCGGTATCATGGAACTGAAATCGAAAAACCTACGTAGTGGGATACGTAAAGCGCCTAAAGTAAAGGGACAAACTCAGGATGTGAAATCCAAAGCAATTGAAGAAGATAGGGAGCTAACTCCACCACcagaagaacttgatttttatccgTCTTTACCTACAGAGGACGAAGCAAGTGATTCGGAGGACGATCAGGAACACAACGGACCACTGTATGCGGTGGTGCTCACACCAACTCGTGAGTTAGCAGTACAAGTACGAGATCACTTAGTAGCAGCCGCGAAGTACACTG GTATAAAAGTTGCGGCGATTTTTGGTGGATTAGCTGTCGCTAAACAGGaacgtttactgaaacgttGCCCCGAAATTGTTGTTGCGACTCCCGGACGCTTATGGGAGCTCTATCAACAAGAAAATCCACATTTAAGCAAAATTGAAGACATAAGTTTCTTGGTAATCGACGAAACTGATCGCATGGTAGAAAAAGGCCACTTCGAAGAACTTCGGAGCCTTTTGAAAGTGCTGAACGCAAATGAAGAGAAAAAGCAAACGAGGcagaatttcatattttcagctACTTTAACACTGGTGCATGACTTGCCCGACCATATGCAAC GGCGAAATGTGGGAAAACGGCCCAAGTTTATAAAACAAACACCCGGCATGAAAATTCAAGGTCTTATAGAAGAGTTGGGAATTTCACAGCCCAAAATTGTGGACATCACCAGCAGTCAAC AAACGGCACATAGCCTCACCGAATGTCGTCTCATATGTTCAATCGATCAAAAGGACTATTATCTATACTATTTCGTACAGCGTCATCCAGGTCGCACTATTGTGTTCTGTAACTCAATTGACTGTGTGAAACGCTTGACAACACTCTTTGGTTTGTTGGAATGTGCACCTTTGCCGTTGCACGCAAATATGGTACAAAAACAACGTCTTAAGAACCTGGAGCGATTCCGCGACAATCCGAATGGATTCTTAATCGCCACCGATGTTGCGGCGCGCGGGTTAGACATACCAAATGTGGAACATGTGATACACTACCAAGTGCCACGCACCAGCGAAAACTATGTTCACCGTTCAGGGCGAACTGCTCGAGCAAATAAAAACGGCATAACCGTAATGCTTATGGAGCCCGGCGAAGTGAAGAACTATGTAAAGCTTTATAAAACCCTGGACAGAT CGGAAGATTTACCATTGTTTCCCGTTTCCGAGAAGTATCTACGTGCGGTAAAGGAGCGTGTGAACTTGGCCAGGGAGGTTGATAAGCTTGAACTTAAGCAACGTCGCACACAAAGTGAAATTGGTTGGATGAAGAAGCATGCGGAGGAGATGGATATGATAATAGATGGATTTAATGACGAGtc TGGCAGTGACCAAGACGAAGACGCTTTCGTGATCGAACGACGACGCGATCggatgcatttggaaaatacccgtggtCAGCTCAGGTCTTTGTTGTCAAAACCAATGTTTCCAAGCGGGTTcagttttaa GTATCCAACTAGTACCGGACAATTGCAAATGCCGGCCATTGGCAACACCGTTACAGATACTGATAAAGGGAGCGCTGTAAACGTAATGAAGGCGGCAATAGAGGACTTAaaggaagcaaagaaaaatcggaataaaaaacgaaaactatCATAA
- the LOC120772600 gene encoding uncharacterized protein LOC120772600 produces the protein MENNEITMYMDVKLDIHNKRPDSLKFKQWSRCEVKIEGIKCLPSYLRIAITGCNDAEGCLTEEQRFQSKRYISVSIIVPGVSISLASSRTKEFSYGLFWTQNRKQCFIYFALETEISCRRHMKWIKKTIKNLELHRQLMLEQNRMSRDPSMGVAGSNTRQFEKENMQIPLPKNLNEDLTEAIYSSLGPLPKIPICHDNNEHGWSRHNSDIYEEILEYVDGQPRLSRRVSRASIASGIYEEMKPTTKTFNAIHEETAESQQRSTTGTTPPPLPPLPPPRKRINTFDGQGILGEIPRSNTNPESELAKKKKYKNVLDNIFGSGRAKRAESVSETQACTAEDIINSITPTKPIKNYEGTTPIYANDVIAIAQKKSWTTTVSAISKRNSFSSPDLSKINYLDTFDENEIVGGASHDSIAACDDLNLSGESLHNACFVPSKEACLLANGRISTDSLNVSEKIPNNFNFSAINSSSINLIGYNGATIPASNQKRNKILVDDLTGYCVMAPIQPKKTEDTATDKVPTDPTTSGYSTNSYPSTSSSSAEEPKASAPKVNHKDTAEESAIYEQMLDLHKSSTDVDTTSNKSNMKQIDDSATLSSATALISTSNVDDFTGNLYENLLAVKASQELEHNLPPASLSTSTPTESPHTQPAVETEKSAEEEENYYQTPRKSIISVDDKIPSYYPNSCDTAKTRRHHILATASPQQTVANSSPTMSGAGTTEKSNNPASSVGLRHLVTLKIKRERKENLYMSSPQSIIEQRQCGNYATEADNKSAPKSSKVHKTLRAGALKIAEHVYTVKHAKQKTNSADKNFNNNNNEADVTNLADDVRERLQTELLQFALLQKIDFKFDDTKIAADQPNPLDGLKTPSPTGRRQPTNATDKERIYENLLHHHLQLRQTENRLAAGIGSNLSATPVSSSSVTNSKLEMHQSCMAGVGDETNMVDGGMAEAVDSCSADAAGGGLSGVKKFASLPRFKKIDFSPLRLRINNVLQRGQQQDF, from the exons atggaaaacaatGAGATTACAATGTATATGGATGTTAAACTGGATATACATAATAAACGCCCAGATTCACTGAAGTTTAAGCAATGGTCCAGATGTGAAGTAAAAATTGAAGGCATCAAATGCCTACCTAGCTACTTACGTATCGCAATCACGGGATGTAATGATGCTGAAGGATGTCTGACGGAGGAACAACGTTTCCAATCCAAAAGATATATTAGTGTTTCCATTATAGTGCCGGGTGTTAGCATAAGTTTAGCATCTTCGCGAACGAAAGAGTTCAGCTATGGGCTATTCTGGACACAAAATCGAAAGCagtgtttcatttattttgctttggaAACAGAGATAAGTTGCAGGCGTCATATGAAATGGATAAAAAagactataaaaaatttagagtTACATCGGCAATTAATGCTGGAGCAGAATAGAATGAGCCGCGATCCAAGTATGGGCGTGGCTGGCAGCAACACAAGGCAGTTCGAAAAGGAAAATATGCAGATTCCGCTgccaaaaaatttgaatgaagA ttTGACTGAGGCTATTTATTCATCACTTGGACCTTTGCCAAAAATTCCTATATGCCATGATAATAACGAACACGGTTGGTCTAGGCACAATTCAGATATTTATGAAGAAATACTTGAATACGTTGACGGGCAGCCACGTCTTTCAAGGCGTGTGTCACGAGCATCAATTGCTTCCGGTATTTATGAGGAGATGAAACCTACTACAAAAACATTTAACGCCATACATGAAGAGACCGCTGAATCACAGCAGCGGTCCACAACTGGAACTACACCACCGCCACTGCCACCGCTTCCACCACCCCGCAAACGTATAAACACTTTCGATGGTCAAGGAATCTTAGGTGAAATACCGCGTTCGAATACAAATCCTGAGTCTGAATTAGccaagaaaaagaaatataaaaatgttttggaCAATATATTTGGTAGTGGACGAGCCAAACGTGCTGAAAGCGTAAGCGAAACACAGGCTTGCACTGCAGAAGATATAATTAACAGTATTACGCCGACTAAGccgattaaaaattatgaaggaACTACACCTATTTATGCAAACGATGTCATTGCAATAGCGCAGAAAAAGTCATGGACAACAACTGTGTCTGCTATATCAAAACGAAATAGTTTTTCCTCGCCAGACCTATCAAAAATCAACTACTTGGACACGTTTGATGAAAATGAAATCGTTGGCGGTGCATCGCATGATTCCATTGCAGCCTGTGATGATCTAAATTTAAGCGGCGAAAGTCTGCATAACGCTTGTTTCGTGCCGTCCAAAGAAGCATGTTTATTAGCCAATGGAAGGATATCAACGGATAGTCTAAACGTGtctgaaaaaattccaaacaattttaatttttctgctaTCAATTCGTCTAGTATAAATTTAATAGGCTATAATGGTGCCACCATACCTGCAAGTAAtcagaaaagaaataaaatattggtAGACGATTTAACAGGATATTGTGTGATGGCACCTATCCAACCCAAGAAAACGGAAGACACGGCTACCGACAAGGTACCTACCGACCCAACCACATCCGGTTACTCCACTAACTCATATCCATCGACAAGTTCTTCGTCTGCAGAAGAACCGAAAGCATCAGCTCCAAAAGTAAATCATAAAGACACTGCAGAAGAGAGTGCGATTTATGAGCAAATGTTGGATCTGCACAAATCTAGCACCGACGTAGATACCACatcaaataaaagtaatatgAAGCAAATCGATGATTCGGCTACTCTCAGCTCAGCAACTGCTTTGATATCTACCTCCAACGTTGATGATTTTACCGGTAATTTATACGAGAATTTATTGGCAGTTAAAGCATCACAAGAATTGGAACATAATCTGCCACCTGCGTCGCTAAGCACAAGTACCCCAACAGAGTCGCCACACACGCAACCAGCTGTGGAAACAGAAAAGtcggcagaggaagaggaaaactaCTATCAAACGCCGCGAAAGTCAATTATCAGTGTCGATGACAAAATTCCTTCTTACTATCCGAACAGCTGTGATACAGCCAAAACTCGCCGCCACCACATATTGGCCACAGCGAGTCCGCAACAAACAGTGGCTAATTCTTCACCAACAATGTCTGGTGCGGGCACAACCGAG AAATCCAATAACCCCGCCTCATCGGTTGGTCTACGTCACTTAGTGACTTTGAAAATAAAGCGTGAGCGCAAAGAGAACCTTTACATGTCATCACCACAAAGCATCATAGAGCAGCGACAATGTGGCAATTATGCGACGGAGGCAGACAACAAAAGTGCACCGAAAAGCAGCAAAGTACATAAAACTCTACGGGCGGGTGCTTTAAAAATTGCCGAACATGTCTATACCGTTAAGCATGCTAAGCAGAAAACGAACAGTGCCGACAAGAAtttcaacaataacaacaatgaagCAGATGTGACGAATTTGGCCGATGATGTGCGTGAACGCCTGCAAACGGAGCTGCTACAGTTCGCACTGTTGCAAAAGATTGACTTCAAATTTGATGACACAAAAATAGCTGCCGATCAACCGAATCCATTGGATGGTCTTAAAACACCCTCACCTACCGGAAGGCGACAACCAACCAACGCCACCGATAAGGAGCGCATCTACGAAAATCTGCTGCACCACCATCTACAGTTGCGACAAACTGAAAACCGTTTAGCTGCTGGTATTGGCAGCAATTTGTCCGCCACACCGGTGTCTAGCAGCAGCGTGACAAACTCCAAATTGGAAATGCATCAGAGCTGCATGGCGGGTGTAGGCGATGAGACCAACATGGTCGACGGTGGCATGGCTGAGGCGGTTGACAGCTGCAGCGCAGACGCGGCTGGAGGCGGCCTGAGTGGTGTGAAAAAATTTGCTTCGTTGCCGcgtttcaagaaaatcgacttttcgCCACTGCGCTTGAGAATCAACAATGTGCTGCAACGCGGTCAGCAGCAGGATTTTTAA
- the LOC120772604 gene encoding sister chromatid cohesion protein DCC1: MSELEMEVDLGENEEKPYVRTLEDVQSIIKHAKLDAKNLTQVTQALYYPSSTMDDDNLKLLELDTHMHQQIRLGQKLYFKGGHNEKIVLCTEEKTYDVKGAEISNSLLLVPDLKFAAATSTSPLKSPRAGTSSLETSLNDDDDDISVDRALEQRKVLKIFHEYFECREIRPRYRKIYELLQLTRYSGPENEEYIDRKLLFTYDQLLDTVQCSRKQFDEGLIQFRAMEFEGRMRVLECEYEMRIVNFMLGLLSENSWPLDEVQYEETLSALEGIAPTEIVKGLFRIYTAPTEGKEGKYTYKESLVSRIIAQNILQPELKFRKDEFMSTWQEALPEGMRCDEKFLRGLGIIDREGVTPCIRSLVEELLPTNIHERMRILFKNKARWTKDEMEPYIECFSTPTLSVSTLLAKHARSLTENGVRYFVSKH; encoded by the exons ATGAGTGAGTTGGAAATGGAAGTAGATTTAGgagaaaatgaagaaaaacc ATATGTGCGAACCTTGGAAGATGTCCAAAGTATCATTAAACATGCCAAATTGGATGCTAAAAATCTCACACAAGTTACCCAAGCACTTTACTACCCATCTTCTACAATGGACGATGATAATTTAAAACTGCTAGAGTTGGATACACATATGCATCAACAAATACGTCTTGGTCAGAAGCTCTACTTTAAAGGGGGtcataatgaaaaaattgtgcTATGTACTGAGGAGAAAACGTATGACGTGAAGGGCGCAGAGATCTCTAACAGTCTGTTGTTGGTGCCGGATTTAAAATTCGCCGCTGCTACTAGCACATCACCGTTGAAGAGTCCTCGCGCCGGGACTTCTTCACTTGAGACAAGTTTGAACGATGATGATGACGATATTTCGGTTGATCGAGCACTGGAGCAGCGTAAAgtgcttaaaatatttcacgAATACTTTGAATGTCGCGAAATAAGACCTCGTTACCGAAAGATATACGAACTGTTACAGTTAACACGTTATTCTGGACCGGAAAACGAGGAGTATATTGATCGCAAATTGCTATTCACATATGATCAACTGTTGGATACAGTACAATGTAGTCGTAAGCAATTCGATGAAGGCTTAATACAATTTCGTGCTATGGAATTCGAAGGACGCATGCGCGTACTCGAATGTGAATATGAAATGCGCATAGTGAATTTTATGTTGGGATTGTTGAGTGAAAATTCGTGGCCTTTAGATGAAGTGCAATATGAAGAGACTTTGTCGGCTTTGGAAGGAATCGCGCCAACTGAAATTGTAAAAGGACTTTTCCGCATTTACACAGCGCCGACTGAGGGCAAAGAAGGAAAATATACCTATAAAGAGAGCCTTGTTTCACGTATCATTGCACAGAATATATTGCAACCGGAGTTAAAGTTTCGTAAAGACGAATTTATGAGCACTTGGCAAGAAGCATTACCAGAGGGCATGCGTTGTGAT gAAAAATTTTTACGTGGCCTGGGCATTATTGATAGGGAGGGTGTTACTCCTTGTATTCGATCGCTCGTCGAAGAGCTGCTGCCAACAAATATTCACGAAAGAATGcgaattttgttcaaaaacaaaGCGCGTTGGACGAAAGATGAAATGGAGCCTTATATTGA ATGCTTTAGTACACCTACCCTCTCTGTGTCGACCTTATTGGCCAAACATGCACGCTCTCTTACGGAGAATGGTGTGCGCTATTTCGTATCAAAACACTGA
- the LOC120772601 gene encoding pre-mRNA-processing factor 40 homolog A has protein sequence MNVPPGAAGGAVPPPMGMPPMFNIPPPGFGGPPPPELAAAFGGIPPNTEWTEHKAPDGRPYYYNNNTKQSSWEKPEALMTPAERLTHQCPWKEYRSDAGKVYYHNVNTKESRWEPPPEFVEMQAKVKAEEAAAAAKAVAAMTSSSLAGMVPPAALASILPATLPTVVNIATPDIRSPMTPGSNENSSSALDQAMAATLASIEMPQTGKEEKENNKKESPTEEPKIVFKDKKEAIEAFKDLLREKNVPSNANWDQCVKIISKDPRYSSFKNLNEKKQTFNAYKTQKLKDEREESRLRAKKAKEDLERFLMSTDKMNSQMKYYKCEELFASNKIWTSVPEQDRRDIYDDCIFNLAKREREETRLLKKRNMKVLGELLESMTTITYETTWAQAQLMLLQNAAFKNDVNLLGMDKEDALIVFEDHIRSLEKEEEEEREREKKRLKRQQRKNRDSFLSLLDAQHEAGKLTSMSLWVELYPIISADLRFSAMLGQPGSTPLDLFKFYVEDLKARYHDEKKIIREILKEKQYVVQANTSFEEFATVVCEDKRSANLDAGNVKLTYNALLEKAEAVEKERLKEETRRLRKLENEIKAEWQEANISVQEPYEAAKKLVEHLEAFTVYEKEVGVKKIWEDYIKESEDACSHHHSRSRKSKKNKKHKKRVRSSSKSDIENDQDEFEPAKSKKRKSHSRSHSISSSLSMESERISKKKKKRKSKKTSRASSCESERVISSPIASPTTSQLDDITVSRKKKRDKKSKKEKKHHRSITPISANGSNQSDVENSGTSSRNAEEQALSETELESKRAALLAQLNEQMED, from the exons ATGAATGTACCTCCGGGAGCGGCGGGTGGTGCAGTACCGCCACCAATGGGCATGCCGCCAATGTTTAACATACCGCCACCAGGTTTTGGAGGGCCACCTCCACCAGAACTGGCGGCAGCATTTGGTGGTATACCGCCTAACACTGAATGGACAGAACACAAGGCTCCCGATGGACGACCATATtactacaataacaacactaAGCAAAGCTCATGGGAGAAGCCCGAAGCACTGATGACACCAGCCGAACGGTTGACTCACCAATGCCCTTGGAAGGAGTATCGTTCTGATGCTGGTAAAGTGTATTATCACAATGTCAACACAAAAGAGTCACGTTGGGAGCCTCCACCAGAATTCGTAGAAATGCAAGCTAAAGTCAAAGCAGAAga agctgctgctgctgccaaaGCCGTTGCTGCGATGACATCTTCCAGTTTGGCGGGAATGGTGCCACCGGCTGCGCTAGCCAGTATACTTCCGGCAACTCTACCCACCGTGGTAAATATAGCTACACCTGATATTCGTTCACCTATGACCCCAGGCAGTAATGAAAATTCTTCATCCGCCCTTGATCAAGCCATGGCTGCTACATTAGCTTCAATTGAAATGCCACAAACAGGGAAAGAAGAGAAGGAAAACA ATAAAAAAGAATCACCTACGGAAGAACCCAAAATagtatttaaagataaaaaagaaGCAATTGAAGCTTTCAAAGATTTACTGCGGGAGAAAAATGTACCATCAAATGCTAACTGGGACCAGTGCGtcaaaataatttccaaagaTCCGCGTTATAGTTCCTTTAAAAATTTGAACGAAAAGAAACAAACATTTAACGcatataaaacacaaaaactgaAAGATGAACGAGAAGAATCGCGTTTACGCGCTAAAAAAGCCAAGGAGGACCTTGAACGTTTCCTTATGTCAACTGATAAAATGAACTCgcaaatgaaatattataaatgcgaagAGTTATTTGCGTCCAATAAAATATGGACCAGTGTGCCGGAACAGGATCGTCGTGATATTTATGATGACTGTATTTTCAACTTGGCTAAGAGGGAAAGGGAGGAAACGCGTTTactaaaaaaacgaaatatgaaAGTATTGGGCGAGTTGCTCGAGTCGATGACCACAATCACTTACGAAACTACATGGGCGCAGGCGCAACTAATGCTGCTTCAAAATGCTGCCTTTAAGAATGACGTTAATCTACTTGGGATGGACAAAGAGGATGCGCTCATAGTTTTCGAGGATCATATTCGATCATTAGAAAAGGAAGAAGAGGAGGAACGTGAACGCGAGAAGAAGCGTCTCAAACGTCAACAGCGCAAAAACCGCGATTCATTTTTATCCTTATTAGATGCACAACATGAAGCTGGAAAACTTACATCAATGTCGCTTTGGGTAGAGCTGTATCCAATAATATCGGCAGATTTGCGTTTTTCAGCGATGCTCGGCCAGCCGGGTTCTACGCCCTTGGATTTATTCAAATTCTATGTGGAAGACCTAAAGGCGCGCTACCACGATGAAAAGAAAATCATACGCGAGATACTCAAAGAAAAGCAGTACGTGGTACAAGCAAACACTTCCTTCGAGGAATTTGCTACTGTTGTATGTGAAGACAAACGCTCTGCAAATTTAGACGCGGGCAATGTCAAATTGACATATAATGCTCTGCTTGAAAAG gcCGAAGCCGTCGAAAAGGAGCGTCTGAAAGAAGAAACTCGCCGTTTGCGAAAATTGGAAAACGAAATCAAAGCGGAATGGCAGGAGGCAAATATTTCTGTACAGGAACCTTACGAAGCTGCAAAGAAGTTGGTGGAGCATTTAGAAGCATTCACTGTTTATGAAAAGGAAGTCGGTGTGAAAAAGATCTGGGAGGACTATATTAAAGAAAGCGAGGACGCCTGCAGTCATCATCATTCCCGCTCGCGAAAGTCGAAGAAGAACAAAAAACACAAGAAGAGAGTGCGCTCCAGTTCTAAATCG gaCATTGAAAATGATCAAGATGAATTTGAGCcggcaaaatcaaaaaaacgaAAGTCCCATTCGCGTTCG caTTCGATTAGTTCTAGCCTCAGCATGGAAAGTGAACGCATAtcgaagaaaaagaagaagcgaAAGAGCAAAAAAACCTCACGAGCT TCCTCCTGCGAATCTGAACGCGTCATCTCCTCGCCAATTGCTTCGCCAACCACTTCACAATTGGATGATATTACAGTTAGCAGAAAGAAAAAACGCGACAAAAAGAGCAAGAAGGAAAAGAAACATCACCGCTCTATTACACCGATAAGTGCAAATGGTAGCAATCAGTCCGATGTTGAAAATTCAGGTACTAGTTCGCGTAATGCCGAGGAACAAGCGCTAAGCGAAACCGAACTGGAATCAAAACGCGCCGCATTATTAGCACAATTGAACGAACAAATGGAAGATTGA